The genomic segment ATTGGCGATTTAGTCATTGGTGAAAAACTCTGCCAACACGATGTAGATATTACAATCTTTGGGCATCCTTTTGGGTATTTTTCTGATAGCAAAATTTTCACACAAACTGATGAAACACTCAATGAGCTTGCCAAAGAAGTTGCCAAAGATTTAAACATTACCATTCATCAAGGAACCATTGCAACTGGCGATCAATTCATTAGCAACAAAGAGAAAAAAGAGTGGATAAAAAATGAATTTAACGCTGATGCAATTGAAATGGAAGGAGCAAGTGTAGCTGCGGTTTGCGATAATCTCAACACACCTCTTTGTGTGATTCGTGCTATTTCTGATAATGCTGGCGATGAAGCACTTATTAGCTATGAGGAATTTTTAGAACATTCCGCCAAACAAAGTGCATCACTTGTCATAAAAATGATTGAAAAAATTAACTAAGGAGGGAATTATGCGTCTTATTTTAGTGCGTCATGCAAAAGCAGAGGATAGGGAACAATGGAAAGGGGAAGATGATTTAAAGCGCCCACTTACACAAAAAGGCAAAAAACAAGCCAAAAAAATAGCCAAATATCTTTACAAGCGCTATCCTGAAGTAGATGCAGTTATTTCTTCTTTAGCTTTACGTGCTTGTGATACTGCAAAATATATTGCCAAACTCCAAAAAAATAGCACTTTTTTTCTAAGCCCACATCTGAACCCAGAAGTTGGCATTGAAGGCTACACTAAGCATCAAAATGAGATTGAAGAGGATTGGCAAACTCTTGTAGTTGTTGGGCACGAACCTGCTATTAGCGAATTTGTCAAAAGTATCTGCTCTAAGGGCAATTTGAATATCAAAATCCATAAAGGTGGCGTTGTAGAACTAGAGCACGAGGGCAATGAAAATTGGGCTTTGGTGGGATTGAGAAATTTTTAGGGAGGTAGATGAATGTTTGTAGGCTATCTTCCAGATATCATTGGCAAATTCAAAAAAAATGAAGTTTTGACAAAAGTTTTTGGCTATCTTTGGGAAGCGATTGATGAAGAAAGCGAAGTCTTTGCAAGAATCTCCAATCTCAAAGCAGGTGAAACCTTTGAAGTATATTTTGATGGGGGAGCCAAAGCCATAGAACAAGCTTATCTCACCAAAACTCCACAAGAAGCCTTCTATGAAAGCCACCAAGCAATGGTTGATTTCCAAATGCTAATTAATGGAAAAGAAATCTTCTTTGTCTCTCCACATAGCCTTTGTGAAATTAAAACACCTCTAGATTCCACAAAAGATCTCATTGAATATCATAAAAGCCCCTATACTTCAAGTATTTTGCTCTTTAGGGGGAATCTGGCTGTTTTTGAAAGCATCGATGTTCATGCGGGTGGAATTTCTGTTAATACAAGCGAACTTGTCCAAAAAGTCGTTGTTAAAATCCCCAAAGAACTTATTAAATTAAATTTCTAGCAGATTAGATTCAAATCTGCTATTCTTTCATTTTATATTATCTGACAAACTCACTGCCAATACCTGCGCTAGTAAAGAGCTCTAGAAGCAATGAATGCGGGATTCTTCCATCGATAATATGAGCTTTTTCAACACCATTTGTGATGCATTCCAAACAAGCCTCCACCTTAGGTATCATTCCTCCACTAATCACACCTTCATTAATTAGTTGCTTTGTTTCTTGCAGATTCAAGCTTTCGATGATATTTTTATTTGCATCTAAAACCCCTTGGGTATCTGTCAAGAAAATAGCCTTTTTAGCTTTGGTAGCAATGGCAATCGCACTTGCTGCACTATCAGCATTGATATTAAACCCAGGGTGCCCAGATTCCCCTCCATAAGCAATAGGAGCAATCACTGGAATTAAGTTTTGCGCTAAGAGATTATCAATCACTTCGCCTTTAGTTGCAATAATCTCTCCAGTATAACCATATTTCCCATTCTCTTTTGGCTTAGCCAAAAACAATGAAGCGTCTTTCCCACTCATACCCAAAGCACTCACTCCGTGATGATTTAAAAATGAAGTAATTTCTTTATTTATCTCTCCACTTAACACCATTTCCACCACTTTTAGTGCTTCTGCGCTTGTTACTCTCACGCCATTGATAAATTCACTCTCTATCTTTAATGCCCCTAATAATTCATTAATCCTTTTTCCCCCACCATGCACAATAATAGGCTTAATGCCAAGCATATAAAGCAACACAATATCCATAGCAAATTGCTCTTTTAACTCAGGATTAATTTGTGCAGCACCCCCATATTTAATCACAATTTTTGAACCACGAAAAATTTTGATATAGGGAAGCGAATCAAGTAAAATAGAAACAATTTTAGAGTAATTATGCATTATTTTCCTTTTTTCTAGTAAAATATTTATGAAATTATAACTCAAAAAAGGAATTCAAAATGCAAAATAATATTGTTTTTTTAGATGCTTTAAGTCTTGGCGAAAACAACCTAAGAGAAAGCTTACAAAGCATTGGAAATTACACAGAATACCCTACTACAAGCCCCAATGAAACTCTTAATCGTTGCAAAGGGGCTAACATTGTCTTAACAAATAAAGTAGTTTTAAACAAAGAAATCTTAACTGCCCTAAAAGATACTTTAAAACTAGTTTGTATCACTGCTACAGGGACCAATAATGTTGATTTGCAAACCGCTAAAGATTTAGGAATCGAAGTAAAAAATGTCGCAGGTTATTCCACAAAAAGCGTTGCCCAGCACACTTTAATGATGGCATTGGCTTTGAGTGCAAAACTACCTTTTTATGATTCTTATTGCAAAAGTGGCACCTATGCTAAAAGCCCAATTTTTACAAACTTATCCACACCACTAGAATTACTAGATAATAAAAAATGGGGAATAATTGGGCTTGGGACTATCGGCTTAGAAGCAGCAAGACTAGCTAGTGCATTTGGCGCTAAAATAAGCTATTATTCCACAAGTGGCAAGAATCAAAACCCAAATTACCCTTGTATTGCCTTAGAATCTCTTCTTAAAGAGAGTGATGTTATCTCCATTCACGCACCGCTAAATCCCTCCACACAGAATCTATTAAACAAAAGCAATTTATCCCTTATTAAAGAGGGTGGAATCCTTATTAATGTAGGTAGGGGTGGAATCGTCAATGAGCTTGAATTGGCAGAAGAAATGCAAAAGCGTAAAATTTATGCTGGATTTGATGTTTTTAGCCAAGAACCTATGGTAGAAAATCATCCATTTTTAAACCCTAAAATCGCCGATCAATTTATTCTCACTCCGCACAATGCTTGGGGCTATGAAACAAGCAAAGAAATCCTTATAAAAGGTGTAATAGACAATATTCAAAACTTTCTAAAGGCTTAATCTGCCTTTAAATAAGTCCCATTTTTTCTTTGGCTTCTTGATAGGTTTTTTGTGCGATTTCTCTAGCTGTCTGTGATCCTTTTTGCAAAATCCCTTGCAAATAGGCAAAATCACCAAAAAGCCTTTCATAAGATTCTCT from the Helicobacter colisuis genome contains:
- a CDS encoding 5'-methylthioadenosine/adenosylhomocysteine nucleosidase, which translates into the protein MTIGILGAMQEEISPLLEHYKTYETIAFGGNTFYKVSLSNKTLIIACSRIGKVHSSLSAATMILYFSCDKIIFNGVAGGINPSYKIGDLVIGEKLCQHDVDITIFGHPFGYFSDSKIFTQTDETLNELAKEVAKDLNITIHQGTIATGDQFISNKEKKEWIKNEFNADAIEMEGASVAAVCDNLNTPLCVIRAISDNAGDEALISYEEFLEHSAKQSASLVIKMIEKIN
- the sixA gene encoding phosphohistidine phosphatase SixA; translated protein: MRLILVRHAKAEDREQWKGEDDLKRPLTQKGKKQAKKIAKYLYKRYPEVDAVISSLALRACDTAKYIAKLQKNSTFFLSPHLNPEVGIEGYTKHQNEIEEDWQTLVVVGHEPAISEFVKSICSKGNLNIKIHKGGVVELEHEGNENWALVGLRNF
- a CDS encoding YhcH/YjgK/YiaL family protein; amino-acid sequence: MFVGYLPDIIGKFKKNEVLTKVFGYLWEAIDEESEVFARISNLKAGETFEVYFDGGAKAIEQAYLTKTPQEAFYESHQAMVDFQMLINGKEIFFVSPHSLCEIKTPLDSTKDLIEYHKSPYTSSILLFRGNLAVFESIDVHAGGISVNTSELVQKVVVKIPKELIKLNF
- the argB gene encoding acetylglutamate kinase gives rise to the protein MHNYSKIVSILLDSLPYIKIFRGSKIVIKYGGAAQINPELKEQFAMDIVLLYMLGIKPIIVHGGGKRINELLGALKIESEFINGVRVTSAEALKVVEMVLSGEINKEITSFLNHHGVSALGMSGKDASLFLAKPKENGKYGYTGEIIATKGEVIDNLLAQNLIPVIAPIAYGGESGHPGFNINADSAASAIAIATKAKKAIFLTDTQGVLDANKNIIESLNLQETKQLINEGVISGGMIPKVEACLECITNGVEKAHIIDGRIPHSLLLELFTSAGIGSEFVR
- a CDS encoding D-2-hydroxyacid dehydrogenase — translated: MQNNIVFLDALSLGENNLRESLQSIGNYTEYPTTSPNETLNRCKGANIVLTNKVVLNKEILTALKDTLKLVCITATGTNNVDLQTAKDLGIEVKNVAGYSTKSVAQHTLMMALALSAKLPFYDSYCKSGTYAKSPIFTNLSTPLELLDNKKWGIIGLGTIGLEAARLASAFGAKISYYSTSGKNQNPNYPCIALESLLKESDVISIHAPLNPSTQNLLNKSNLSLIKEGGILINVGRGGIVNELELAEEMQKRKIYAGFDVFSQEPMVENHPFLNPKIADQFILTPHNAWGYETSKEILIKGVIDNIQNFLKA